From the Entomomonas sp. E2T0 genome, one window contains:
- a CDS encoding energy-coupling factor ABC transporter permease yields the protein MNIRFKRLSVIGGAALLVLFPQQAFAMHIMEGFLPPVWAGTWWAIYIPFLILGIYQLKKISTGSTDKKVLLALCAAFVFVLSSLKMPSVTGSCSHPTGVGLGVVMFGPWVMAVLAGIVLLFQALFLAHGGLTTLGANGMSMAVFGPVVGYYIWRISCKFKIRKDVGVFLCAFTADIVTYFVTSIQLAGAFPDPQLGFVAAATKFMSIFCLTQIPIAIAEGLLTVIIYNVITERKIAPAGGFTQ from the coding sequence ATGAATATAAGATTCAAGCGTTTATCAGTAATTGGCGGGGCGGCCTTACTGGTATTATTTCCGCAGCAAGCTTTTGCAATGCATATTATGGAAGGGTTTCTACCACCTGTTTGGGCTGGTACTTGGTGGGCAATCTATATTCCTTTTTTAATTTTGGGCATTTATCAATTAAAGAAAATATCTACAGGCAGTACTGATAAAAAAGTATTACTAGCACTTTGTGCCGCTTTTGTGTTTGTGCTTTCTTCTTTAAAAATGCCATCAGTTACGGGTAGTTGTTCTCATCCTACGGGTGTTGGTTTAGGGGTGGTGATGTTTGGCCCTTGGGTGATGGCTGTTTTAGCAGGTATTGTTTTATTATTCCAAGCCTTGTTTTTAGCCCATGGAGGGTTAACCACTTTAGGCGCTAATGGTATGTCAATGGCAGTATTTGGCCCTGTGGTTGGTTACTACATTTGGCGAATTTCATGCAAATTTAAAATCCGTAAAGATGTCGGGGTGTTTTTATGCGCCTTTACTGCGGATATCGTTACTTACTTTGTCACTTCTATTCAGTTAGCAGGCGCTTTCCCAGATCCACAATTAGGTTTTGTGGCCGCAGCCACTAAATTTATGAGTATTTTCTGCTTAACACAAATCCCTATTGCCATTGCTGAGGGGTTATTAACAGTTATTATTTATAATGTTATTACTGAGCGTAAAATTGCACCAGCAGGGGGCTTTACACAATGA
- a CDS encoding energy-coupling factor ABC transporter substrate-binding protein, with product MKKNLLLLTIVVIMCLVPFFLPSNKGAEFSGADGQAEEAITQSHPDYEPWFESFFEPASGEVESLLFTLQGSIGTGIICYILGFYRGRRPKTDVRN from the coding sequence ATGAAAAAGAATCTGTTGTTATTAACCATTGTGGTAATTATGTGTTTAGTTCCCTTTTTCCTCCCTTCCAATAAAGGGGCAGAGTTCAGTGGTGCAGATGGTCAAGCTGAGGAGGCTATTACCCAAAGCCATCCTGATTATGAACCATGGTTTGAGTCTTTCTTTGAGCCTGCTAGTGGTGAGGTAGAGAGTTTGTTATTTACCTTACAAGGCTCCATTGGTACAGGGATAATTTGCTATATTTTAGGCTTTTATCGCGGTAGAAGGCCAAAGACTGATGTTAGAAATTGA